The stretch of DNA ggaggccCTTCCTTACCTGTCGTCCGCATCTGTGCTCTTTAGAGGCTCTGCATCATCCACCCGCTCCCACTTAGACAGGGCTACTCTGGCGTGGGGGAGACCCCTGTCTCGGTCTGAGCCTTCATCCACTGGAACAGAGACAgcagacacccacacaaacatttgaaacagacagacagacagaaaagaataTAAACGgccgaatacacacacatagaaacatgcACAGGCAAAATATTCACTTTAATTGAAATGCAAAATTACTCATAATGGAATGTAGAAATTTGAATACAGTGTaattaacaccacacacacacgagaattTTCTCAAGGAGTTTGGGTTGTATACTTACATGGCATTCCATCAATATCATCCAGAGCTAATCCCAGGGGGACCCCATCGATGTCATCCACAGGCACACCATCCAGCGACGCGGGGTCCCACACCATGGGTGAGCCGTCCAGGTCGTCCAGGGGCGTCCCGTCTAACGGTGCCCCATCTAAGGGCATCCCGTCCAGAGCGATCCCGTCCAGAGGGATCCCATCTAGAGGAGCTCCATCCAGGTCAGGCGGAGGGACCTGCAGGTCCACCAGAGATTGAATTACCCCGTGGTTTAACATTCTGCATGTCGGTCAACAggccccctccactcctcccatCATGAGAGAATTCAGCGTTCACAACACAATCTTACTGCCTGACTAGAGCTCCAACAAAGACTCAATTTCCCATAATACACCACCCCTAATCAATGTTGGTGAACTACACCACTGAACAGAGATTTGGTAAATCACAGCATACTGCTCCACAACTACAGACCAACATTTATTTTCCGAGTGATGTTAGATGATAATAGGTTCTCTTCACGAAACAGCAGACATGGCCAACTGTTCTACCCTCTGCATGCCTGcctggttgttttttttcctgcaggAGACCCAGCACAATAGCCACACAATGATACTTCAATTATCCAGAATTCAATTACCCAAAGTGCACTGCTCTCCCTAAAGGCTCATATGGAAGATAAACTGATTTGcaacaaacacagcactgaaTACAAAAGCTGGCTCAACGCATCTAAGGTTCATTACATCAGTACAACTGCTGCCACAATGGATACGCACACTCACCAAATCTTCACTACAAACACTCTGGCTCAAACTACTCACTGGCACATCACTCACAGAAACGAATTAAACAAGGTAAACACAATACATTTAAGATGACCCAACCACATAGAAACATAAATAAAGTAACCAATACAATTTGCTGTATAACATATAAATGGTTTGCAGAGTGTGACACTGTAATAAGTGCATATACGGTATGCATATGTGataaagtgtgtgcgtgtgtgtgtgtgtgtgtgtgtgtgtgtgtatatatctttgtgtgattgtgtttccgCATGCTCACCTCTATCCGTTCGATGACCTCTTCTCCGGGCTTGACCAGGCCTAGGAAGATGTTCTGCAGCTGGATGAGGTAGGACTCTGGGTAGATGGCCCAGTCCTCCCACGCCCGGAAGCAGCCCATGATCTTTTGCTGTGGAGGgagacacccagagagagaaagaaagaaagatagaggagaaagaggggggacgaagaaagagagaggagagggtcaaGATTAGTGTACAGCTGCTGTCCACTCCTGCCGAAACAATAGAAGAACTTGCATAATAATCAGGACATATAAGGTTGGAAAGTCAAAAATGGTCTTAAACCAAATGTTAAAATAAAGACATGAAAATGTACACAGGATTCAACACCTACTAGACTTTGTCTAGAATGAGCTGGGCTCACCTTGAACTGTTCAGCTTGTAGACGGGCACGTACGTTTCGGTAGGCTTCACTAATGTCTCCAAATATTTGAGGCAATTTAGCCTCAAAGCTTTTGAAGGCAAAtcagagaataaaaaaataaataaaaaaaacagatggatTAGCAATTAAAAATGGCACACTGCCTAAAGAATCTGATTAATCTTCAATGCTTTGGTATTGAGACTGATTTCATACTTACTATTTTCTGTAATATGATGCATTGGCAACTTTGGCACAGGAGTTGTACAGAATATCAGACACCAAATACAATCTGGCAACCTGTGAAGGGAAAATGAAAGACGAGTATTAAAATATCACTTGGCTGCGCAGAGAACATCTGATACAAATAGCATCAATTAACACATTAATTCTTTAATCCTACAGCATACGGTCATCAGGACTGCGAGCATGTCTATCTATAGGGGTGATGGGATGAGGCGGATATGGAAGCAGGTGGGTGTGTCACAGCACATTATTTCTACAGTGGTGTCTTCTGTATCaagagtgtgcctgtgtgccatTTCTATGTTGTGACTGCTGAATAAGGCGTAGAGATCATCAGCTACACTAtggactgtgtgagagagagtgtgtcaatgTGCATTTATATTTCTATTTACTTACATCTCTGCAACTTCTCCTGCAGTAGTGTCTACACTGGGTGCCTATACATAGGTCCCTATGATTTCTGTGATGCGGAAAGCGAGGACAGAATCGTGGATTTCAGTAAGGAAAACGCGAAATCACAGCTTAACGCAGAATACGACATGCAAAAGCAAACAGCGCCTATAAAACAAAAACTCCGGTTGTGCAGTGACACACCGCTCCAAATGTTACTGCCACGTTTGGAGCGCTCCCTGGAAGTCCTGTTCTTGAAGCGTTCAtcttgaggaagaggaagagttgCAGGGAGCCAAATCCGGCGAGTAGGGGTGGTGGGGAGCGACAGTCGTGCACGTTGTCATGAGGGAGCGCCCAAATGGCAGCGCGCCACAGTTCAGGTCATTCAGACTCAACGCCGAGATCTACTGTAATGTTCTGAGGCGTCTGAGGGAGTGCAGTGGCGTGCTTGCATTTGCTTTTTATGGGCGCAGTCTGCTAGCTACTTATTGAACACACCTCATACATTCGACAGCATTACAGGCAACATTTTTGCCTATGAGTGGCACAGGCACGGCAAAGATGTTGTCAGATACAGCCAGCCAAAGTAAATTAAACAACAACTCTGTAAATCTCAATATATCAACCTCTCGCGTTCGGGggctttaaaatatatacagtgttCGTCACATTCATGGCGAACTGACATATTCTTGTGCATTGTGAACCGAACAGGAAATACCGTCACTCGTTGTAGACTTACTATGTACATGTAGACTATCATAACACAAGTGGCTCACTGACTCAGTACAAGTCTGCCAGAATGAAATCACCCTTAAATACATTTGCAGTTTTTTATTCTATGAaattaaatagaaaataataataataaatggaACTGTATTTGTTGTCACCTATATGGGAAATGAGTGTAAAAGCACAGAGGCCTATGTCCTGAGTACATTTTTTGATTGGACATATGATTTGATGTTAATCAAATTCATAAAACcgaatctaaaaaaaataaaatggtcAACACAGATctggcaaaaaaataaatgaagcaGACTTTGGCTAAAAATAAAATGGGTTTACTAGGGCCCTATGTataggtgtgtgcttgtgtgggcaTCTGTACTTATGTGCGTCTGCCTACACTGCATATTTAACACTGTGTGCATTAATGTGTGTTTAAGTCTGCACCTTCTTCTGCAGTGATATCAGCAGCATGGactctttgtatgtatgtggtgggtgtgagtgtgtctcatctgcagtgtgagtttgtgttacacgcgtgcgtgtgtgtgtgtgtgtgtgtgtgtgtgtgtgtcttcaccttCTTTTGCAGTGGCGTCTGGATTAAGGACAGGGACTCTGAGATGCAGGCCACCACCTCTTCGGCAGCCTCGGCCTTCTCCAGGCAGAAGAGCATGGCGTCGCCAACCTCGTCCCGCCGAGGAGTCAGTTTCTGCAGCAGAGACTCCAGCTGCTCCCGGTGCCtgcggaggggaggaggagggctaGCACATGGAGGAGTGTTTCTCTGtgaggcgagtgtgtgtgtgtgcaattcaCCGTCGGTTTATTAGATATGCTTTCATAGCTACGGTTGGGTAGGCAGGAAGGCTAGGTAGGATTTTTGAAAGCCAAACTGGTGCTTGGGTGATCTTTGTCATTGTTAGCTTACGTGTTAGAAACAATGACAGTGTCATATCTCAAATCCCTACAAAAACAATCTTGTCTAAAGACAGAATGAAGACTGGTCAGTTGTTGTGAGAAACTAtttggtggagagagagagagagagagagagagacacacatgtcgtaagacagacagacaccactaGAGGGTTGGGGAGTGTTCAAGagtgtgttcctctgtgagTGTCAGACAGAATAAAGACTCACTCTGTCTTCAGCTGGCccttcctcagctcctcctcTTGCGTGGGGGGCAACTCGTCCTCTCGCACCTCCTCGTCGCCATGGAGATATGGGTTGAGCAGGGGCGGCCTCCAGATGGAGCCACTGCGGAACATGCGGAAGTCTGCCGTCCTCCACTGACCGGGGGACTCGCCCTGAGCAGAGAGAAAAGTCCAGTCTGTGTCATATCATGCCTGTGAAGGTCCACAATCCTTAAACAGGCCatggaagaggagcagagacacacTCGCCACTGTCTGGGGTGATTAAGGTAGGTTATGTAGCTGCACTGTTTAAGCACTGCTCTAGGGACCTAGCACCTAACACCAATGGACCGTTTATAATTACACAATATCTGGAAAGATTCTAAAAGCTGGATCAAAAGAATTGCTGGATTCATTTGTATTAATATGGCAAGCAAAACACATTTTGCGCTGATACTTTCAAGTACACAGGTTGTGTTTAATAATCAAATGATTGATACAGTCTAACATTGCAATACCTGCAGGATGGAGTAGAGTTTCCAGCGGTAGTACACGTGCTCCTGACTCTTGTTCTCAAACAGAAACCTGggaaagaaacagacaaaaattacaaaaaacAAACCACAGAAACAATAACCCTAATGAGAGAAATATCATGATCTAAAACATTGTATTGTGCCttagtgtatttatgtgaaagTGTATCACTATATGAGATGTATGATGAGCTGTATTCTTGTAAGAGAGTGAGACTGGAATATATGGGGTAGGGGTGTCCATGGATTGTGACATGGATGTGTCTAGATGCATTAGCATGtgtactagggatgggcataattcatcgacgatcgattaattgatcattaagaatttccttgaTGAAATTATTTcttcatcgattaaaacatgttctcctgcgtagtgtgcgtgtaatttatttattttagggctgtcaaagttaacgcgttattctatgagattattgtggcggagattaatgcaatcaaatatttgaacgcagttaacgcaactttgtttacttccggtgcgcattgacccatggcacgaaaccgccccttgtctgcagtcagttagatagaagagaccgagacggtagttgaagatggagagagctgagggactgtcggcccatcaacatagttgaagacggtgggctgactgaggtgattcgaattcgaacaattcttacgatttaccgtcgaggggcaccattgtgtctcgcatacattccttggctgatggcgagagagcacgaaaaaaatgcaattaaacaacagtgtctaaaatacacgctgtctgaagtgattactcgttaatttataagatttagtctttagaagaaaacaaacttttaaatcacgatgaatctagatgaatgaatttcaaaatgtgagattaattagttagagagaaaaaaaaaacgaaggtcagttgtgtttatgagcaccggcttctagctgtcggctccgctgcttaagagtacagcagcgcatattttcaagtgtaaccattgaacggatcccgtttaactgccacaagagttgtccatcttgtaagtttaactgccacaagagttgttcatctggtaataaagatctcaatgaggaaacacgctgtgttttttctattttcactgcattttaatatagcctataaatagtgaattttaatataaaaatattaatgattaatcgaaaatcgatcgttaattctcccgacgatcgattaagacaatttaatcgaatgcccatccctaatgtGTACCccagtgtgtcagtgcatgCCCAGGTGCACACCCGTGTGGACGAATGTATATTGGAGCATACTtgaatgaatgtgagtgtgcagTCACCTGAAGTCTGTGTTGTTCTTCTCTTTGCTCATGATGATTGCTTCAAACATGGGCCCTTCACGCACCACAAACTCTATCATCCTGTGGATGAGACCTAAGAGGTGTCTGCAGACGAGAAAGAGACGGGATGAAGCTGCGGACCACAGTTTCTtcaacaccccccctcctcctcccatgaCCCATCTGTTTctgcagtctctttctctctctcattctctctctctcattctctctgtctctcccacaaaTTCCTTCCTTCACCCCTCTGTCTAACTGTGAATTACCAGATGACAAattcacacaagacacacagacatactcatagAAAAATAGTGACACGGGATTAATGAAGTGCTCCATTCAACTCCTAGTGTTGGACATAcacaggttaaaaaaaaaacatttcctgaGTTTTTGCACATACAGATTTGCAAAGAACAGGTGTTTTCATCTCTCTAAGAAGCTGacgtgcagttttttttttgtgctggtgcaaacaaaaacagcagaATGTAGGCCCTTCCTGAGAGGTAGTAGGTCTACAGTACACATCGAAGATGGAAGGAGACAGACCACTACTGACACGATCTACATCACTTACTACTATTAGCTACTACGCATCtcttatttacaaaaaaaactaacaaaaaaacacacctgtcaatcaataaCCATCTCTGCATTGAgtcctctgtgagtgtgtgtgtgtgtgtgtgtgtgtgtttgcaaatgtgATAATATATTATGGTAAACAGACTtttaacaaacaacaacaacaaagcataAGTCTGGAGGGGTTAACAGAACTCTTGCTGACTCCAACgcatataaataaacacatttagcTGTGCTGATATATTAGTAGTCTGCATATAGAAAAGACCGCCACACTACATTTACTATAAACTATATTATGTAAGCCTTTAGCATTTCTTTTTAGGTCAGCAAGAGGTGTATTATTATAAAGCACAGTACAAGTATACTCAAAGCTGTGAAATGGCTGCTGGTAGCTTTAGGTTATCCCTTAGTTTTAGCATTGCATTTCAATGTAATGGCATAGCAATGGCTATTAAGCTTATTTCACGGGGGCAAGACATGATATTGGAGCCAAACAAAACACCATGTAAGTAAACTTTTAAGTGACAATATGTGTGTTCTGATCTAGGCCAATAACTGAATGTAACAATGCATACTTGTTTTCCACAAACAGAAGAACAGGACACACATCCCAAGAGAGCCTCATAAAATAGTCCTgatcaggcaaaaaaaaaaaaaaaaaactaaaaataacaaaacaaatgagTACACAACCCTTTAGCTACTGTTTTCTCTCCTCTAACAGTTCAGTAATCCCCCATAGTGATTCAGTAGCAGGACTAAAAGAGTGTGCTCTTTCTGGTACCCTAACTACCCTTGTCCCCACCCCGGGTCCTTCCCTTCAGAGAGTATACAGTAGGCTTGTGAAGtcgcagtagcagtagtagtaggagtagagagagtgtgtacctTTCTGTTGGGATAACCACTTTGACTACGGCTTCGGACAGAGTCTGTTCGTGAAGTCAAACCAAATAGTGAAGATATAAACAAagtgagtatatatatacaggttGACATACTACAGGATACACAAAGCACAGAACAAACCACCGTAGCAGTAATACGTAGTAGTAAAATTGGTTACGacagtgagaagaaaaaaaactttgaaagaCTACTATTTGCGTACTGCAAAGTCTGAAGTTATGCTGCGTTCATGACACATTGGAAATTGGGGAAAAACAAGCTCCGACTCCGAAAAAGATTTGAACGCATGGTCCGGTCTGATCATTTGGTCGGAAAACTCAGTGCCCCAATTTACCCGACTTGATGTCACACTCATGGCGTCCTCCATCATGACGTGTATTACAAACGCTATTTAATTACTTTTGACAAGTCATTTACTATTGTATGTGATATGTTGGCATTCTTAATATTAGTGAAGTTCCCAGCGTTACAGTTTTTGTCAGAGACATTTGCAATAATTTATCTTACCCTACTAGTCTTATTGAGCTTGATTGGTATGAACATGATTTTATTtatatgattaaaaaaaaatactaatgcAAGGTTAACTTCAAGGGCCATGCAGGTGAGACGATAGATGTTCCTGTGTCTATATTGTTTTCCGAGTTGATCAGGTGAACACACATTTTTCAGAAGTGGAAAGTTCCCAAGTTGGGTTTACCAAATTTACTGTTGTCTTGAACGCAGCATTAAACTAGTTGTTATTACAAAAGAATGAGCTAATACTATGTAAACAGCTGCTAAATGTCAATGAGGTAAAGTAGCTCTCTATCTCTGGTGCTGTCTGGCTGATAACATTGCTGTACAAACCATTTGTGTATTTGGTCTATAGGCTGAAGTagtttcacaaaaaaaagagtccTGTGCTTATCACAGGATAAAGCGACTGGAATTGGCAAGGGAAGAAATGAAGCTCGGAGCTGCAGGTACATAAATAGACGTGCCAAAGCCTATTTACATGTGCAGCTCCCAGTTCCAGCTCAAGCTTTAAATCAATGGCCAGCATCTTTATCCTCTGATGGTTGCAGTGCCTTTTTAATGAAGCTACTCAAAATgacatcaaataaaaacaaacaaacaaacaaaaacactacaCCTGTCGCCATACTACCCGGACATTGATTTGCTTTGAACTATGACTCCTAAAGCTGAAGTAGACCCTTAAAGAAATACAATCCCGACCACTAGAGGACCATGCACACTGCCAAAGACACGAGCTGATGTGGGTGGCGAGGGTTGGTTACCTTCTCGAACTCATCCTTGGAGCGACTCCAGGGCTTGGTGAAGTCATTACGGAAACGGTCGCGGGGCTGCGCGTTGAAGGGCAGGCCGGAGGGTGGGGGCGGTGTGGAGGTCTTGAGGACCCCAATGGGTGTGTAAAGGGGCTGGGGAGGGATGCGCACCGGCTTGCCCCAACCCAGCTTCATCTCGAAGCCCATGATCGTCTTACCTGCACGAGGAGCAGTAACACACAGCATTCAGTCTTTGGGCACAGTGACCTCTTTTCCAAAGGAACTCACAGTCACACCATccataacacactcacagtctttTCTGGTTTTAAACTGCATGCAGCTTCTGTTTTCTCTTAGCCTAACTCAACTGCTCTTACTTTCATTAGTTTCCTTCTGAACAACAGTAAGGCTCATTACATGCTGCTACATCTGACAGGATAGCTTATGAGCTCAGTTATAAGCATTAATTATATTAAAGGTTGTGTTCCTAATCAATTCTATGAAAGAACCCATAGTGATCACCTGTAACCCTTCACCACACAGAACATATGTTTTTGAAATAAACACCAacttgaaataaatacataaaaaagcTGTACCATCCAATGCAGCCATGGCCCTCTCCGCATCCTTGCGTGTCATGAAGGCGACGAAGCCTCGGTTGGAGACCCGCGTGCGCTCCTCGTCTGTGCGAGGCCACATGATCTTCACACTGGCCAGGGGCCCGTACTTGCCAAACTCCTTACACAGCATCTCCTCATTCATCTCAGGGGAGaacaggagaagggagagagaaaaggagaaaagaaaaagagctcACATCTGTTGTGCAAGCAATCTACCTTCCATCTGCAGTGTCCTGAAAAGACCTTTGCAGAAGCCTGTGGCATTTCATCAAGCAGCATTGTTTCATTCAGGAAAGAAGCTTCCAAGACTGTGGAGAATCACTCTAAGAGTGTATCTGTCCTTCATTGTGTGGATAGATTACGTAATGGTTACTATTATTCTAGCGCTGTTGTACTTACCTTTGGGTTAATACAGCCAATGTAGAGGTTGGTTGAGTTAGGCAATGCTGGATCATCATCAAATACTTTTAGGGGGAAGAATATGAATCTCTG from Clupea harengus chromosome 8, Ch_v2.0.2, whole genome shotgun sequence encodes:
- the zgc:163098 gene encoding U2 snRNP-associated SURP motif-containing protein isoform X3; the protein is MADKKSKSASVKRTLTRREQDVMKKKEEEKAAEVFEEFLASFDSNDKSGVKTFVRGGIVNATKEEQAAEVKKSKLYRPSTKFSPPVSQNAVPPSSPDLKKSAVKKKTEEKKKSNLELFKEELKQIQEEREERYKRKKGDPGASLPDLDAPLSRRSIFDDDPALPNSTNLYIGCINPKMNEEMLCKEFGKYGPLASVKIMWPRTDEERTRVSNRGFVAFMTRKDAERAMAALDGKTIMGFEMKLGWGKPVRIPPQPLYTPIGVLKTSTPPPPSGLPFNAQPRDRFRNDFTKPWSRSKDEFEKTLSEAVVKVVIPTERHLLGLIHRMIEFVVREGPMFEAIIMSKEKNNTDFRFLFENKSQEHVYYRWKLYSILQGESPGQWRTADFRMFRSGSIWRPPLLNPYLHGDEEVREDELPPTQEEELRKGQLKTEHREQLESLLQKLTPRRDEVGDAMLFCLEKAEAAEEVVACISESLSLIQTPLQKKVARLYLVSDILYNSCAKVANASYYRKYFEAKLPQIFGDISEAYRNVRARLQAEQFKQKIMGCFRAWEDWAIYPESYLIQLQNIFLGLVKPGEEVIERIEVPPPDLDGAPLDGIPLDGIALDGMPLDGAPLDGTPLDDLDGSPMVWDPASLDGVPVDDIDGVPLGLALDDIDGMPLDEGSDRDRGLPHARVALSKWERVDDAEPLKSTDADDSRDTKDGEGESDEDSSDGSSSPSKFDAADFKSSVSSFELSESKRSKLRELEVKVMKFQDELELGKKVRKSGMSVQEQIQHYRNKLLQKEFEKDEQEKKEKSSQKQKERSKKEEKKERTERTEDRSKMRDKERSKKSEDRERGRDSDDRRERTKSKSPKRSKRSRSPSPVRKSRRSTSHSPHRSHKKSKKNKH
- the zgc:163098 gene encoding U2 snRNP-associated SURP motif-containing protein isoform X2 gives rise to the protein MFYGDKGLFTNITCQHHISPSESTWAHCREIGNMADKKSKSASVKRTLTRREQDVMKKKEEEKAAEVFEEFLASFDSNDKSGVKTFVRGGIVNATKEEQAAEVKKSKLYRPSTKFSPPVSQNAVPPSSPDLKKSAVKKKTEEKKKSNLELFKEELKQIQEEREERYKRKKGDPGASLPDLDAPLSRRSIFDDDPALPNSTNLYIGCINPKMNEEMLCKEFGKYGPLASVKIMWPRTDEERTRVSNRGFVAFMTRKDAERAMAALDGKTIMGFEMKLGWGKPVRIPPQPLYTPIGVLKTSTPPPPSGLPFNAQPRDRFRNDFTKPWSRSKDEFEKTLSEAVVKVVIPTERHLLGLIHRMIEFVVREGPMFEAIIMSKEKNNTDFRFLFENKSQEHVYYRWKLYSILQGESPGQWRTADFRMFRSGSIWRPPLLNPYLHGDEEVREDELPPTQEEELRKGQLKTEHREQLESLLQKLTPRRDEVGDAMLFCLEKAEAAEEVVACISESLSLIQTPLQKKVARLYLVSDILYNSCAKVANASYYRKYFEAKLPQIFGDISEAYRNVRARLQAEQFKQKIMGCFRAWEDWAIYPESYLIQLQNIFLGLVKPGEEVIERIEVPPPDLDGAPLDGIPLDGIALDGMPLDGAPLDGTPLDDLDGSPMVWDPASLDGVPVDDIDGVPLGLALDDIDGMPLDEGSDRDRGLPHARVALSKWERVDDAEPLKSTDADDSRDTKDGEGESDEDSSDGSSSPSKFDAADFKSSVSSFELSESKRSKLRELEVKVMKFQDELELGKKVRKSGMSVQEQIQHYRNKLLQKEFEKDEQEKKEKSSQKQKERSKKEEKKERTERTEDRSKMRDKERSKKSEDRERGRDSDDRRERTKSKSPKRSKRSRSPSPVRKSRRSTSHSPHRSHKKSKKNKH
- the zgc:163098 gene encoding U2 snRNP-associated SURP motif-containing protein isoform X1: MHVYVQVYMFYGDKGLFTNITCQHHISPSESTWAHCREIGNMADKKSKSASVKRTLTRREQDVMKKKEEEKAAEVFEEFLASFDSNDKSGVKTFVRGGIVNATKEEQAAEVKKSKLYRPSTKFSPPVSQNAVPPSSPDLKKSAVKKKTEEKKKSNLELFKEELKQIQEEREERYKRKKGDPGASLPDLDAPLSRRSIFDDDPALPNSTNLYIGCINPKMNEEMLCKEFGKYGPLASVKIMWPRTDEERTRVSNRGFVAFMTRKDAERAMAALDGKTIMGFEMKLGWGKPVRIPPQPLYTPIGVLKTSTPPPPSGLPFNAQPRDRFRNDFTKPWSRSKDEFEKTLSEAVVKVVIPTERHLLGLIHRMIEFVVREGPMFEAIIMSKEKNNTDFRFLFENKSQEHVYYRWKLYSILQGESPGQWRTADFRMFRSGSIWRPPLLNPYLHGDEEVREDELPPTQEEELRKGQLKTEHREQLESLLQKLTPRRDEVGDAMLFCLEKAEAAEEVVACISESLSLIQTPLQKKVARLYLVSDILYNSCAKVANASYYRKYFEAKLPQIFGDISEAYRNVRARLQAEQFKQKIMGCFRAWEDWAIYPESYLIQLQNIFLGLVKPGEEVIERIEVPPPDLDGAPLDGIPLDGIALDGMPLDGAPLDGTPLDDLDGSPMVWDPASLDGVPVDDIDGVPLGLALDDIDGMPLDEGSDRDRGLPHARVALSKWERVDDAEPLKSTDADDSRDTKDGEGESDEDSSDGSSSPSKFDAADFKSSVSSFELSESKRSKLRELEVKVMKFQDELELGKKVRKSGMSVQEQIQHYRNKLLQKEFEKDEQEKKEKSSQKQKERSKKEEKKERTERTEDRSKMRDKERSKKSEDRERGRDSDDRRERTKSKSPKRSKRSRSPSPVRKSRRSTSHSPHRSHKKSKKNKH